The Monomorium pharaonis isolate MP-MQ-018 chromosome 5, ASM1337386v2, whole genome shotgun sequence genome includes a window with the following:
- the LOC118645671 gene encoding uncharacterized protein LOC118645671 isoform X2 codes for MKEMEKDRVKEESAVERRIEETGRETRVKMPKGLKEVRERFRSLEARLERWQTGEEDLDPDKKEKRGRKVGVKKEVIIRNRNWREERQRVEEEAEDDGARRIGVRERTVRWNERGAERN; via the exons ATGAAGGAGATGGAAAAGGACAGAGTGAAGGAAGAAAGTGCAGTCGAGAGGAGGATAGAAGAGACTGGAAGAGAAACCAGAGTGAAAATGCCAAAAGGGTTGAAAGAGGTTAGGGAAAGATTTAGAAGTCTGGAGGCGAGACTGGAGAGGTGGCAGACGGGAGAAGAGGACTTGGATCCagacaagaaagaaaagaggggAAGAAAG GTAGGAGTTAAAAAGGAGGTGATAATAAGGAACAGAAActggagagaggagagacagAGGGTAGAGGAGGAGGCAGAGGATGACGGAGCCAGAAGAATTGGAGTTCGGGAGAGGACAGTTAGATGGAATGAGAGGGGAGCAGAGAGGAATTAA
- the LOC118645671 gene encoding DEAD-box ATP-dependent RNA helicase 42-like isoform X1, protein MKEMEKDRVKEESAVERRIEETGRETRVKMPKGLKEVRERFRSLEARLERWQTGEEDLDPDKKEKRGRKVWRSGQGERRGSRGEEKDGRMATSGEEAEREQGAKKVRVGVKKEVIIRNRNWREERQRVEEEAEDDGARRIGVRERTVRWNERGAERN, encoded by the exons ATGAAGGAGATGGAAAAGGACAGAGTGAAGGAAGAAAGTGCAGTCGAGAGGAGGATAGAAGAGACTGGAAGAGAAACCAGAGTGAAAATGCCAAAAGGGTTGAAAGAGGTTAGGGAAAGATTTAGAAGTCTGGAGGCGAGACTGGAGAGGTGGCAGACGGGAGAAGAGGACTTGGATCCagacaagaaagaaaagaggggAAGAAAGGTATGGAGAAGCGGCCagggagaaagaagaggaagcaGAGGGGAAGAAAAAGACGGTCGGATGGCGACAAGCGGAGAAGAGGCGGAAAGGGAACAAGGAGCAAAGAAAGTCAGG GTAGGAGTTAAAAAGGAGGTGATAATAAGGAACAGAAActggagagaggagagacagAGGGTAGAGGAGGAGGCAGAGGATGACGGAGCCAGAAGAATTGGAGTTCGGGAGAGGACAGTTAGATGGAATGAGAGGGGAGCAGAGAGGAATTAA
- the LOC118645671 gene encoding uncharacterized protein LOC118645671 isoform X3, translated as MKEMEKDRVKEESAVERRIEETGRETRVKMPKGLKEVRERFRSLEARLERWQTGEEDLDPDKKEKRGRKVWRSGQGERRGSRGEEKDGRMATSGEEAEREQGAK; from the exons ATGAAGGAGATGGAAAAGGACAGAGTGAAGGAAGAAAGTGCAGTCGAGAGGAGGATAGAAGAGACTGGAAGAGAAACCAGAGTGAAAATGCCAAAAGGGTTGAAAGAGGTTAGGGAAAGATTTAGAAGTCTGGAGGCGAGACTGGAGAGGTGGCAGACGGGAGAAGAGGACTTGGATCCagacaagaaagaaaagaggggAAGAAAGGTATGGAGAAGCGGCCagggagaaagaagaggaagcaGAGGGGAAGAAAAAGACGGTCGGATGGCGACAAGCGGAGAAGAGGCGGAAAGGGAACAAGGAGCAAA GTAG
- the LOC105837252 gene encoding probable glutathione peroxidase 2: MLRIVSIFLLLAISEILAQDCKDKSIQCPTSPEFNQNIDWQSANTVYDFYANDIFGKNISLEKYRGYVLIIVNVASNCGLTDTNYKQLQELYNKYSEKEGLRILAFPSNQFAGQEPGTSEEIFNFVKRYNVTFDMFEKIDVNGENAHPLWKWLKIQKGGEGLITNDIKWNFTKFIINKEGKVMNRFSPSTEPLNMEETLKKYF, from the coding sequence GAATTGTGTCGATATTTTTGCTTCTTGCCATCTCGGAAATTCTTGCACAAGATTGCAAAGATAAAAGCATACAATGTCCCACATCCCCGGAGTTTAATCAAAACATCGATTGGCAATCAGCTAATACGGTTTACGATTTCTATGCAAACGATATTTTTGGCAAGAATATTTCATTGGAGAAATATCGTGGCTACGTTCTAATTATTGTTAACGTTGCAAGCAACTGCGGCTTAACAGACACCAACTATAAGCAACTTCAGgagctttataataaatatagtgaAAAGGAAGGCTTGCGAATTCTTGCTTTTCCATCTAATCAATTTGCCGGCCAAGAGCCAGGCACTTCTgaggaaatatttaattttgtaaaacgaTACAATGTTACTTTTGACATGTTTGAAAAGATTGATGTAAATGGAGAGAATGCTCATCCACTGTGGAAGTGGCTAAAAATACAGAAAGGAGGAGAAGGACTTATTACGAACGATATTAAATGGaactttactaaatttattataaacaaagaaGGTAAAGTAATGAATAGATTTTCTCCATCTACTGAACCATTAAACATggaagaaacattaaaaaaatatttttaa